From Primulina tabacum isolate GXHZ01 chromosome 2, ASM2559414v2, whole genome shotgun sequence, one genomic window encodes:
- the LOC142531678 gene encoding uncharacterized protein LOC142531678 isoform X2 has protein sequence MRSKKRTAGEAESSTAEAVEDPIAHIQSQLFFDGESLATLLKSFQREIESARALDAALPYKFWVKQQFSVGVNEVTRVLERMPPRRGMAGSSEESPSPNHDDSKAPRLYLQAIFLASDCNPRWLTKHLPALADSRNVPLVFMKDSKRGSLRLGELIKIKTTIAIGIKGRENSINQLIENILLGGKIDYIIEN, from the exons ATGCGAAGTAAGAAGAGAACAGCGGGCGAAGCTGAGTCTTCCACCGCCGAGGCTGTAGAAGATCCGATTGCTCACATTCAGTCCCAGCT TTTCTTTGATGGAGAAAGTCTTGCCACTCTTCTCAAATCATTCCAGAG GGAGATAGAATCGGCTAGAGCTCTGGATGCAGCTTTACCTTATAAATTTTGGGTCAAG CAACAATTTTCAGTCGGGGTGAATGAGGTCACGCGTGTGCTTGAACGGATGCCTCCGAGAAGGGGCATGGCAGGGTCTTCTGAGGAGTCTCCTTCACCCAATCATGATGATAGCAAAGCCCCGAGACTCTACCTTCAG GCAATATTTCTAGCATCCGATTGCAATCCTCGGTGGCTAACGAAACATCTGCCTGCTTTGGCTGATTCAAGAAATGTGCCTCTCGTCTTTATGAAAGATAGTAAGAGAGGATCTTTAAGATTAGGCGAGCTGATTAAGATAAAAACAACAATAGCAATTGGCATCAAG GGTAGAGAAAATTCTATCAACCAACTAATTGAGAACATCCTCCTTGGTGGCAAGATTGATTATATCATTGAGAACTGA
- the LOC142531678 gene encoding uncharacterized protein LOC142531678 isoform X1, protein MRSKKRTAGEAESSTAEAVEDPIAHIQSQLYVNHLYSLVLIHCGCGPLFVSVSLSLFLNLIVANVCSCSFFDGESLATLLKSFQREIESARALDAALPYKFWVKQQFSVGVNEVTRVLERMPPRRGMAGSSEESPSPNHDDSKAPRLYLQAIFLASDCNPRWLTKHLPALADSRNVPLVFMKDSKRGSLRLGELIKIKTTIAIGIKGRENSINQLIENILLGGKIDYIIEN, encoded by the exons ATGCGAAGTAAGAAGAGAACAGCGGGCGAAGCTGAGTCTTCCACCGCCGAGGCTGTAGAAGATCCGATTGCTCACATTCAGTCCCAGCTGTATGTGAATCACCTTTATTCGCTCGTTCTAATTCATTGCGGTTGCGGGCCTTTATTCGTGTCTGTGAGTTTGTCATTGTTCTTGAATCTGATTGTTGCAAATGTGTGTTCATGCAGTTTCTTTGATGGAGAAAGTCTTGCCACTCTTCTCAAATCATTCCAGAG GGAGATAGAATCGGCTAGAGCTCTGGATGCAGCTTTACCTTATAAATTTTGGGTCAAG CAACAATTTTCAGTCGGGGTGAATGAGGTCACGCGTGTGCTTGAACGGATGCCTCCGAGAAGGGGCATGGCAGGGTCTTCTGAGGAGTCTCCTTCACCCAATCATGATGATAGCAAAGCCCCGAGACTCTACCTTCAG GCAATATTTCTAGCATCCGATTGCAATCCTCGGTGGCTAACGAAACATCTGCCTGCTTTGGCTGATTCAAGAAATGTGCCTCTCGTCTTTATGAAAGATAGTAAGAGAGGATCTTTAAGATTAGGCGAGCTGATTAAGATAAAAACAACAATAGCAATTGGCATCAAG GGTAGAGAAAATTCTATCAACCAACTAATTGAGAACATCCTCCTTGGTGGCAAGATTGATTATATCATTGAGAACTGA